One Dreissena polymorpha isolate Duluth1 chromosome 9, UMN_Dpol_1.0, whole genome shotgun sequence genomic window carries:
- the LOC127844133 gene encoding uncharacterized protein LOC127844133, producing MCAWIMLEFNASCLRKKKLQKQEKRDSIEMRRKEAEERKQKLEQERVQKRQKKTERLEKKRQREEEAAERKRARVKAMAEEAAAAHFCANCGERGLVDDEERSVEWYECDGCECWYHGGCLTQYGLIMAVTSLCYGDEWTCKRCNPW from the exons atgtgtgcatggattatgttggaatttaatgcctcgtgtctacg GAAAAAGAAATTACAGAAACAAGAGAagagagacagtattgagatgaGAAGAAAAGAAGCTGAGGAGAGAAAGCAAAAGTTAGAACAAGAGCGTGTTCAAAAGAGGCAAAAAAAAACGGAAAGACTGGAGAAGAAACGACAGAGAGAAGAGGAGGCTGCAGAACGCAAACGGGCACGAGTGAAGGCCATGGCAGAAGAAGCTGCGGCGGCACATTTTTGCGCCAACTGTGGGGAGAGAGGACTTGTGGACGATGAAGAGAGGAGTGTTGAGTGGTATGAGTGTGACGGGTGTGAATGCTGGTATCATGGTGGGTGTCTGACGCAGTATGGGCTGATAATGGCGGTGACAAGTTTGTGTTATGGGGATGAATGGACGTGTAAGAGGTGTAATCCTTGGTAG